One Methylobacterium sp. AMS5 genomic region harbors:
- a CDS encoding sarcosine oxidase subunit beta family protein gives MRRFSLTSLLSESLRGHTGWGRQWRAPEPKPRYDVVIVGGGGHGLATAYYLATVHGITNVAVLEKGWIGGGNTGRNTTIIRSNYLYDESAAMYEHALKLWEGLSQELNYNVMFSQRGVLMLAHNIHDVQSFKRHVYANRLNGIDNEWLSKEECKAFCPPLDISGSLRYPVLGGALQRRAGTARHDAVAWGYARGADARGIDIIQNCEVTGIRRDASGAAVGVETTRGFIGAGRIGVVAAGHTSTLMAMAGVSMPLESYPLQALVSEPVKPCFPCVVMSNAVHAYLSQSDKGELVIGAGTDQYTSYSQQGGLHITTHTLDAICELFPQFTRMRMLRSWGGIVDVTPDRSPIIGKTPVENLFVNCGWGTGGFKATPGSGHVFAHTLATGTPHAINAPFTLDRFRTGRLIDEAAAAAVAH, from the coding sequence ATGCGCCGCTTCTCCCTCACGTCGCTACTCTCCGAATCCCTGCGGGGCCATACGGGCTGGGGCCGCCAGTGGCGCGCCCCCGAGCCCAAGCCCCGCTACGACGTCGTCATCGTCGGCGGCGGCGGGCACGGGCTGGCGACCGCCTATTATCTCGCCACCGTGCACGGCATCACCAACGTGGCGGTGCTGGAGAAGGGCTGGATCGGCGGCGGCAATACCGGCCGCAACACCACGATCATCCGCTCCAACTACCTCTACGACGAGAGCGCGGCGATGTACGAGCACGCGCTCAAGCTCTGGGAGGGTCTCAGCCAGGAGCTGAACTACAACGTCATGTTCTCCCAGCGCGGCGTGTTGATGCTCGCGCACAACATCCACGACGTCCAGAGCTTCAAGCGCCACGTCTACGCCAACCGCCTCAACGGCATCGACAACGAGTGGCTCTCGAAGGAAGAGTGCAAGGCATTCTGCCCGCCGCTCGATATCTCGGGCTCCTTGCGCTACCCGGTCCTCGGCGGCGCGCTCCAGCGCCGGGCCGGCACCGCCCGCCACGACGCGGTGGCCTGGGGCTATGCCCGCGGCGCCGACGCCCGCGGCATCGACATCATCCAGAACTGCGAGGTCACCGGCATCCGCCGCGACGCCTCCGGTGCGGCGGTGGGCGTCGAGACGACCCGCGGCTTCATCGGCGCCGGCCGGATCGGCGTGGTCGCCGCCGGCCACACCTCGACCCTGATGGCGATGGCCGGCGTGTCGATGCCGCTGGAGAGCTACCCGCTCCAGGCGCTGGTCTCCGAGCCGGTCAAGCCGTGCTTCCCCTGCGTGGTGATGTCGAACGCGGTCCACGCCTACCTGTCGCAATCCGACAAGGGCGAACTGGTGATCGGCGCGGGCACCGACCAGTACACCTCCTACAGCCAGCAGGGCGGCCTCCACATCACCACCCACACGCTGGACGCGATCTGCGAGCTGTTCCCGCAATTCACCCGGATGCGGATGCTGCGCTCCTGGGGCGGCATCGTCGACGTGACCCCGGACCGTTCGCCGATCATCGGCAAGACCCCGGTTGAGAACCTGTTCGTCAATTGCGGCTGGGGCACCGGCGGCTTCAAGGCGACCCCGGGCTCGGGCCACGTCTTCGCCCACACCCTCGCGACCGGCACGCCGCACGCGATCAACGCCCCCTTCACCCTCGACCGGTTCCGCACCGGCCGCCTCATCGACGAGGCCGCCGCCGCGGCCGTCGCGCACTGA
- a CDS encoding sarcosine oxidase subunit delta yields the protein MLLIACPHCGKRPETEFRCGGQAHIARPADPMSVDDGGWSEHLFVRANPKGVHAERWCHVHGCGRWFNARRDTVSDHFLETYPMGARPGSETKSETRT from the coding sequence ATGCTGCTGATCGCCTGTCCCCATTGCGGCAAACGGCCCGAGACCGAGTTCCGGTGCGGCGGCCAAGCCCACATCGCCCGCCCCGCCGACCCGATGAGTGTCGATGACGGCGGCTGGAGCGAGCACCTGTTCGTGCGCGCCAACCCCAAGGGCGTGCATGCCGAGCGCTGGTGCCACGTCCACGGCTGCGGCCGCTGGTTCAACGCCCGGCGCGACACGGTGAGCGACCACTTCCTCGAGACCTATCCGATGGGCGCAAGGCCCGGCTCCGAAACCAAGAGCGAGACGAGGACGTGA
- a CDS encoding sarcosine oxidase subunit alpha family protein yields MAQPFRLSRGGRIDRTRPIVFEFNGKPVHGFAGDTVASALLANGIHLVGRSFKYHRPRGILSHGPDEPSALLSVDRGPGRVDPNNRASVVEARSGLRTTSQNHWPSLEFDVGAVNDWLSPVFVAGFYYKTFMWPRTFWDRVYEPFIRAAAGLGKAPTEADPDRYANRHAHCDVLIVGAGPAGLSAALAAARTGKRVILADEGAEPGGALLHDTTSQIDGRSTADWLAETLAELDACENVILLPRATAFGYYNHNHVAMTERVTDHLSSAAGQAPRERLWQVRAGEVVLAGGAQERPLVFADNDRPGILLAESVRVFLNRYGVAPGRKLVFATSGASAYQAALDARAAGLDVTLVDLRLEADCGPELARLRAAGAEVLTGQTVVGSKGRKRVTGLVVAPVGSDGRCGGRRILPCDCVGMSGGWTPAVHLFSQSRGKLAYDDAIDAFVPSVSAQAERSAGAARGRYDLAACLADGFAAGAAAAGSDARQAFEATQTLTGFQPVRIMPTDANPAKVRAFVDYQNDVTAKDIKLAVREGFQSIEHVKRYTTTGMATDQGKTSNMNALGIVAGQLDKALPAVGTTTFRPPYTPVTFGALVGPARHALFDPIRTTPIHEWAEAHGALFENVALWRRAWYFPKNGEDLHAAVARECKAVREGVGIFDASTLGKIEIVGRDAAEFMNRLYINPWTKLAPGRCRYGLMLKEDGYILDDGVVARVSDACFHVTTTTGGAARVLAHMEDYLQTEWPDLEVFLTSTTEQWAVIALQGPKARDVIAPLVDDIDLSPEAFPHMAMRTGTICGVPTRLFRVSFTGELGFEINVPSDHARAVWEAVFEAGQAHGITPYGTETMHVLRAEKGYIIVGQETDGTVTPDDVGMAGMIPKAKGDFVGKRSLARPDVVASDRKQLVGLMTDDPTFVLDEGAQIVADTGQPIPMRMLGHVTSSYWSANCGRSIALALVEGGRERMNGHLHVTTPDGFTRVTVCEPVFFDVQGERIHA; encoded by the coding sequence ATGGCACAGCCGTTCAGATTGTCCCGCGGCGGACGCATCGACCGCACCCGCCCCATCGTCTTCGAATTCAACGGAAAGCCGGTCCACGGATTCGCCGGCGACACCGTCGCCTCGGCGCTGCTGGCCAACGGCATCCACCTCGTCGGGCGCTCGTTCAAGTACCACCGCCCCCGCGGCATCCTGAGCCACGGCCCCGACGAGCCGAGCGCGCTGCTCTCCGTCGATCGCGGCCCCGGCCGGGTCGACCCGAACAACCGCGCCTCCGTGGTCGAGGCGCGCTCGGGGCTGCGCACGACCTCGCAGAACCACTGGCCGTCGCTCGAATTCGATGTCGGCGCGGTCAACGATTGGCTCTCGCCGGTCTTCGTGGCGGGCTTCTACTACAAGACCTTCATGTGGCCCCGGACGTTCTGGGATCGGGTCTACGAGCCCTTCATCCGCGCCGCCGCCGGTCTCGGCAAGGCGCCGACCGAGGCCGATCCCGACCGCTACGCCAACCGCCACGCCCATTGCGACGTGCTGATCGTCGGCGCCGGCCCGGCGGGCCTGTCCGCCGCGCTCGCAGCAGCGCGCACCGGCAAGCGCGTCATCCTCGCCGACGAGGGCGCGGAGCCCGGCGGCGCGCTCCTGCACGACACCACCTCGCAGATCGACGGGCGCTCCACGGCGGACTGGCTCGCCGAGACGCTGGCCGAACTCGATGCCTGCGAGAACGTCATCCTGCTGCCCCGCGCCACCGCCTTCGGCTACTATAACCACAACCACGTGGCGATGACCGAGCGCGTCACCGACCACCTGTCGTCCGCCGCGGGTCAGGCGCCCCGCGAGCGCCTGTGGCAGGTGCGGGCGGGCGAGGTCGTGCTCGCCGGCGGCGCCCAAGAGCGCCCGCTGGTCTTCGCCGACAACGACCGGCCGGGCATCCTGCTCGCCGAGAGCGTGCGGGTCTTCCTCAACCGCTACGGCGTGGCGCCGGGCCGCAAGCTCGTTTTCGCCACGAGCGGCGCCTCCGCCTACCAGGCCGCGCTCGACGCGCGGGCCGCCGGCCTCGACGTCACCCTCGTCGATCTGCGCCTGGAAGCGGATTGCGGGCCGGAACTGGCGCGCCTGCGCGCCGCCGGGGCCGAAGTGCTGACCGGCCAAACCGTGGTCGGATCGAAGGGCCGGAAGCGCGTCACGGGTCTCGTCGTGGCGCCTGTCGGGAGCGACGGCCGGTGCGGCGGCCGTCGCATTCTCCCCTGCGACTGCGTCGGCATGTCCGGCGGCTGGACGCCCGCCGTCCACCTGTTCTCGCAGTCCCGCGGCAAGCTCGCCTACGACGATGCCATCGATGCCTTCGTGCCGAGCGTCTCGGCCCAGGCCGAGCGTTCGGCCGGCGCGGCGCGGGGCCGCTACGACCTCGCCGCCTGCCTCGCGGACGGCTTCGCCGCCGGTGCCGCCGCCGCGGGCTCGGACGCGCGGCAAGCTTTCGAGGCGACGCAGACGCTGACCGGCTTCCAGCCGGTGCGGATCATGCCGACGGATGCGAACCCGGCCAAGGTCCGCGCCTTCGTCGATTACCAGAACGACGTCACCGCCAAGGACATCAAGCTCGCGGTGCGCGAGGGCTTCCAGTCGATCGAGCACGTCAAGCGCTACACCACGACCGGCATGGCGACCGACCAGGGCAAGACCTCGAACATGAACGCGCTCGGCATCGTCGCCGGGCAGCTCGACAAGGCGCTGCCGGCGGTCGGCACCACCACCTTCCGGCCGCCCTACACGCCGGTGACCTTCGGCGCGCTGGTGGGCCCCGCCCGCCACGCCCTGTTCGATCCGATCCGCACCACGCCGATCCACGAATGGGCGGAGGCCCACGGCGCCCTGTTCGAGAACGTCGCCCTGTGGCGGCGCGCCTGGTACTTCCCGAAGAACGGCGAGGATCTGCACGCCGCGGTCGCCCGCGAGTGCAAGGCGGTGCGCGAGGGGGTCGGCATCTTCGACGCCTCGACGCTGGGCAAGATCGAGATCGTCGGCCGCGACGCCGCCGAGTTCATGAACCGCCTCTACATCAACCCCTGGACCAAGCTCGCCCCGGGCCGCTGCCGCTACGGGCTGATGCTGAAGGAGGACGGCTATATCCTCGACGACGGTGTCGTCGCCCGCGTCTCGGACGCCTGCTTCCACGTCACCACGACGACGGGCGGTGCCGCCCGCGTCCTGGCCCACATGGAGGACTACCTCCAGACCGAGTGGCCCGACCTCGAGGTGTTCCTGACCTCGACCACCGAACAATGGGCGGTGATCGCGCTTCAGGGCCCGAAGGCCCGCGACGTGATCGCGCCGCTGGTCGACGACATCGACCTGTCGCCGGAGGCCTTCCCGCACATGGCGATGCGGACGGGCACGATCTGCGGCGTGCCGACCCGGCTGTTCCGCGTCTCGTTCACCGGTGAACTCGGCTTCGAGATCAACGTGCCCTCCGACCACGCCCGCGCGGTCTGGGAGGCGGTGTTCGAGGCGGGCCAAGCCCACGGCATCACGCCCTATGGCACCGAGACGATGCACGTGCTGCGCGCCGAGAAGGGCTACATCATCGTCGGCCAGGAGACCGACGGCACGGTGACCCCGGACGATGTCGGCATGGCCGGCATGATCCCGAAGGCCAAGGGTGACTTCGTCGGCAAGCGCTCGCTGGCGCGCCCCGACGTGGTGGCCTCCGACCGCAAGCAGCTCGTCGGGCTCATGACCGACGATCCGACGTTCGTCCTCGACGAGGGCGCGCAGATCGTCGCCGATACGGGCCAGCCGATCCCGATGCGCATGCTCGGCCACGTCACGTCGAGCTACTGGAGCGCCAATTGCGGACGCTCCATCGCGCTGGCCCTGGTCGAGGGCGGCCGGGAGCGCATGAACGGCCATCTCCACGTCACCACGCCGGACGGGTTCACCCGCGTCACCGTCTGCGAACCGGTCTTCTTCGACGTCCAGGGGGAGCGCATCCATGCTTGA
- a CDS encoding sarcosine oxidase subunit gamma family protein, translated as MLETRYRAARALPLGAQSRPAATGSGVSVRPAGAEARFSLRVRLADGAAPKLAGLALETPINTLGTDGETWLARLGPDEWLVGGPEADADLLQGRIHEALAGLSHSLVDVSHRNVGIDVSGRQAAAVLNAGCPLDLSETGFPPGSATRTLLGKAEIVLLRPTNAPLYRVECWRSFSIYVHGFLNEAVFGVEGPAAH; from the coding sequence ATGCTTGAGACCCGCTACCGCGCCGCCCGCGCCCTGCCGCTCGGCGCACAGTCCCGCCCTGCCGCCACCGGTTCGGGCGTATCGGTCCGGCCCGCGGGCGCCGAGGCGCGCTTCTCCCTGCGGGTGCGGCTCGCCGACGGCGCCGCGCCGAAACTCGCCGGGCTCGCGCTCGAGACGCCGATCAACACGCTCGGCACCGACGGCGAGACCTGGCTCGCCCGCCTCGGGCCCGACGAGTGGCTCGTCGGCGGCCCGGAGGCCGATGCCGACCTCCTCCAGGGACGGATCCATGAGGCGCTCGCCGGGTTGTCCCATTCTCTGGTCGACGTCTCGCACCGCAATGTCGGCATCGACGTCTCGGGCCGGCAGGCGGCGGCGGTCCTCAATGCCGGCTGCCCGCTCGACCTGTCCGAGACCGGCTTCCCGCCGGGCAGCGCCACCCGCACCCTGCTCGGCAAGGCCGAGATCGTGCTGCTGCGCCCGACGAACGCACCGCTCTACCGCGTCGAGTGCTGGCGCTCGTTCTCGATCTACGTCCACGGCTTCCTCAATGAGGCCGTCTTCGGTGTCGAAGGACCCGCCGCGCACTGA
- a CDS encoding L-serine ammonia-lyase, giving the protein MISTFDLFKIGIGPSSSHTVGPMVAARRFRETVLARGGVARVSAEIYGSLAWTGRGHGTDVAILLGLMGHAPATIDPDRTAPLADELRRTGDLGIPGVHFEPERDLVFNFKDILPLHTNGMRFRAYDAGDALLEDQIFYSVGGGFVVTAAEAEAASTGDAGQEPPPLAFGSGRELLDLTLRTGLTIPQIQLANELTLRTHEEIDAGLDAIRDAMFACIERGLRMDGELPGGLRVRRRAKRLYESLEATKLSNSRPAHEIMDWISLYALAVNEENASGGRVVTAPTNGAAGIVPAVLRYTRDFCPDWSDERGREFLLTAAAIGGLIKARASISGAEVGCQGEVGSAAAMAAAGLAAALGGSALQIENAAEIAMEHHLGMTCDPIAGLVQVPCIERNAFGANKAVVAASLSLRGDGQHRVSLDEVIETMRQTGHDMQAKYKETSLGGLAVNVAAC; this is encoded by the coding sequence ATGATCAGCACCTTCGATCTGTTCAAGATCGGGATCGGTCCGTCGAGCTCCCACACCGTCGGGCCGATGGTCGCCGCGCGCCGGTTCCGCGAGACCGTGCTCGCCCGCGGCGGCGTGGCCCGGGTAAGCGCCGAGATCTACGGCTCGCTCGCCTGGACCGGCCGCGGCCACGGCACCGACGTGGCGATCCTGCTCGGGCTCATGGGCCACGCGCCCGCCACCATCGATCCCGACCGGACCGCGCCGCTCGCCGACGAACTGCGCCGCACCGGCGATCTCGGCATTCCGGGCGTCCATTTCGAGCCCGAGCGCGACCTCGTCTTCAACTTCAAGGACATCCTGCCGCTGCACACCAACGGCATGCGCTTTCGCGCCTACGATGCCGGGGATGCGCTCCTTGAAGACCAGATCTTCTACTCGGTCGGCGGCGGCTTCGTCGTCACCGCGGCGGAGGCCGAGGCGGCGTCCACCGGGGATGCCGGGCAGGAGCCGCCCCCGCTCGCCTTCGGCAGCGGCCGCGAACTCCTCGACCTGACGCTGCGCACCGGGCTGACGATCCCGCAGATCCAGCTCGCCAACGAGCTGACCCTGCGCACGCACGAGGAGATCGATGCCGGCCTCGACGCCATCCGGGATGCGATGTTCGCCTGCATCGAGCGCGGCCTGCGCATGGACGGCGAGTTGCCCGGCGGCCTGCGGGTGCGGCGGCGCGCCAAGCGGCTCTACGAGTCGCTGGAGGCGACGAAGCTTTCCAACAGCCGCCCGGCCCACGAGATCATGGACTGGATCAGCCTCTACGCGCTGGCCGTGAACGAGGAGAACGCCTCGGGCGGCCGGGTGGTGACGGCGCCGACCAACGGCGCGGCCGGCATCGTGCCGGCGGTGCTGCGCTACACCCGCGACTTCTGCCCCGATTGGAGCGACGAGCGCGGGCGCGAGTTCCTGCTCACCGCCGCCGCCATCGGCGGGTTGATCAAGGCCCGCGCCTCGATCTCGGGGGCGGAGGTCGGTTGCCAGGGCGAGGTCGGCTCGGCCGCGGCGATGGCGGCGGCGGGGCTCGCCGCCGCGCTCGGCGGCTCGGCCCTCCAGATCGAGAACGCCGCCGAGATCGCCATGGAGCACCATCTCGGCATGACCTGCGACCCGATCGCCGGCCTCGTCCAGGTGCCCTGTATCGAGCGCAACGCCTTCGGCGCCAACAAGGCGGTGGTGGCGGCCTCGCTGTCGCTGCGCGGCGACGGCCAGCACCGGGTGAGCCTGGACGAGGTGATCGAGACCATGCGCCAGACCGGCCACGACATGCAGGCCAAGTACAAGGAAACCTCGCTCGGGGGGCTCGCCGTCAACGTCGCCGCCTGCTGA
- a CDS encoding prolyl-tRNA synthetase associated domain-containing protein has protein sequence MPLSPDDLLTRLRERGIAYKLYEHEAVLTVEAMMAICGDIAGAHTKNLFLRDGKKTYFLLTLQHDAQVDLKAFRSVLGARGGLSFASPDALREQLGVESGAVSPLAALNAAPGAVRVFLQDSLLEETRVNIHPLVSTRTLSLVPADLVAVLRAEGHEPTAVALPESAAA, from the coding sequence ATGCCCCTGAGCCCGGACGATCTGCTGACGCGGCTGCGCGAGCGCGGCATTGCCTACAAGCTCTACGAGCACGAAGCCGTCCTCACCGTCGAGGCGATGATGGCGATCTGCGGCGACATCGCCGGGGCCCACACCAAGAACCTGTTCCTGCGCGACGGAAAGAAGACCTACTTCCTCCTCACGCTCCAGCACGACGCTCAGGTCGACCTGAAGGCGTTCCGGTCGGTGCTCGGTGCGCGTGGCGGCCTGTCGTTTGCCAGCCCCGACGCCTTGCGCGAGCAGCTCGGGGTCGAGAGCGGGGCCGTGTCGCCGCTCGCGGCGCTCAACGCCGCGCCGGGCGCCGTGCGGGTGTTCCTCCAGGACAGCCTGCTGGAGGAGACGCGGGTCAACATCCACCCGCTTGTCAGCACCCGCACGCTCTCGCTCGTCCCGGCCGATCTCGTGGCGGTTCTGCGCGCCGAGGGTCACGAGCCCACGGCCGTCGCCCTGCCGGAGAGCGCGGCGGCTTAG
- a CDS encoding electron transfer flavoprotein subunit beta, whose amino-acid sequence MRIAVLLSAGLHPVSGAPVLPRLEAQAIRLAAGLGASSETFGLHAGPDAAAVAEALGQGLPRIEQLAVAAGDDPVPVLAARLAEIAPELILAGRRSQGGDESGLVPYALARALSIPLVPDVVAAALDADGALRLDQSLGRGALRRVVVRGPVVVTCHPDAPAPLAYAYGQARRGRIEALAVAPAVFPALALAVEERPYRRRPRIVKGAPAGGSAAERLKAATGEGGSAAGGRLLVEPDPEDAAREILAYLRQIGVLAPPAEPKT is encoded by the coding sequence GTGAGAATCGCGGTCCTTCTCTCCGCCGGGCTCCATCCGGTCTCCGGTGCGCCGGTGCTGCCGCGGCTCGAGGCGCAGGCGATCCGCCTAGCCGCCGGGCTCGGTGCCTCCTCCGAGACCTTCGGCCTGCATGCCGGGCCCGACGCCGCCGCGGTCGCCGAGGCTTTGGGCCAGGGCTTGCCCCGCATCGAGCAACTCGCGGTCGCGGCCGGCGACGACCCGGTGCCGGTGCTCGCCGCGCGGCTCGCCGAGATCGCCCCCGAGCTGATCCTGGCCGGGCGGCGCAGCCAGGGCGGCGACGAGAGCGGCCTCGTGCCCTACGCGCTGGCTCGCGCCCTCTCGATACCCCTGGTGCCAGACGTGGTCGCGGCGGCGCTCGACGCGGACGGGGCCCTGCGTCTCGATCAGAGCCTCGGGCGGGGCGCCCTGCGCCGGGTGGTGGTGCGGGGACCGGTCGTCGTCACCTGCCACCCGGACGCCCCTGCCCCCCTCGCCTACGCCTATGGCCAGGCCCGCCGCGGGCGCATCGAGGCGCTTGCCGTCGCCCCGGCCGTATTCCCGGCTCTCGCCTTGGCGGTGGAGGAGCGGCCCTATCGCCGCCGGCCCAGGATCGTGAAGGGCGCGCCCGCGGGCGGCTCGGCGGCGGAACGGCTGAAGGCGGCCACCGGCGAGGGCGGCTCGGCCGCGGGCGGCCGGCTTTTGGTCGAGCCCGATCCCGAGGACGCCGCCCGCGAGATCCTGGCCTATCTCCGTCAGATCGGCGTACTCGCCCCGCCGGCGGAACCGAAAACATGA
- a CDS encoding electron transfer flavoprotein subunit alpha/FixB family protein — translation MSRPRRDPRAEWAAFLIAAEAPRPRYDRTRRATGSGRPRRDPRAEREAQRIGGLARARYDLSQIGRPMGDAVAAAPRSVLVAEAPKTIIVESPAFLVAVVPDAPGGRLSGHDRQVIGAARALAGREGGVVVLTQGDCEGLGAAGADRVLRLDGAEGYDPAGRAARIEAALAGLGARHALFPESLDGGDLARRIAVGLDEALFTNAEVVAAKGFVRPARGRRVEQSLAPPRLATVAPGAVADYAGPPREARALPFEGSVPPDAPPSIVSATRIPADPATVPLALAEFVVSAGNGLSDLDTFRQVAARLNATPGASRVLCDAGLMPRHAQVGASGTVLAATCYFALGISGAPQHLQGVAGCEHVVAVNTDLHAAMIERAGLAIVQDAQAVMPALLRLLAEEAAGEGKAS, via the coding sequence ATGAGCCGCCCCCGCCGCGATCCGCGGGCCGAGTGGGCGGCCTTCCTCATCGCCGCCGAGGCCCCCCGCCCCCGCTACGACCGCACCCGCCGTGCGACCGGCTCCGGGCGGCCCCGCCGCGACCCGCGGGCCGAGCGCGAGGCGCAGCGTATCGGGGGTCTTGCGCGGGCGCGCTACGATCTCAGCCAGATCGGCCGCCCGATGGGCGATGCGGTCGCCGCCGCGCCCCGGTCCGTGCTGGTGGCCGAGGCGCCGAAGACGATCATCGTCGAGTCGCCCGCCTTTCTCGTCGCGGTGGTACCGGACGCCCCTGGCGGCCGTCTCTCGGGCCACGACCGGCAGGTGATCGGCGCCGCGCGGGCGCTCGCCGGCCGCGAGGGCGGTGTGGTCGTCCTCACGCAAGGCGATTGCGAGGGGCTTGGCGCGGCGGGCGCCGACCGGGTGCTCCGGCTCGACGGCGCGGAGGGTTACGACCCGGCGGGCCGCGCCGCCCGCATCGAGGCCGCGCTCGCGGGCCTGGGGGCGCGCCACGCCCTGTTCCCGGAATCCCTCGACGGCGGCGACCTCGCCCGCCGGATCGCGGTGGGCCTGGACGAGGCCCTGTTCACCAATGCCGAGGTGGTGGCCGCCAAGGGGTTCGTCCGCCCGGCCCGGGGCCGCCGGGTCGAGCAGAGCCTCGCCCCGCCCCGCCTCGCCACCGTGGCGCCGGGCGCGGTCGCCGACTATGCCGGCCCGCCGCGGGAGGCCCGCGCCCTCCCCTTCGAGGGCTCGGTCCCGCCGGACGCTCCCCCAAGCATCGTCTCGGCGACGCGCATCCCGGCCGACCCCGCGACCGTGCCGCTCGCGCTCGCCGAGTTCGTCGTCTCCGCCGGCAACGGCCTTTCCGATCTCGACACCTTCCGCCAAGTGGCGGCGCGGCTCAACGCGACGCCGGGCGCCAGCCGCGTGCTGTGCGATGCCGGGCTGATGCCGCGTCACGCCCAAGTCGGCGCCTCGGGCACGGTGCTCGCGGCGACCTGCTACTTCGCGCTCGGCATCTCCGGCGCGCCCCAGCATCTCCAGGGGGTGGCCGGCTGCGAGCACGTGGTGGCGGTCAACACCGATCTCCACGCGGCGATGATCGAGCGGGCGGGCCTCGCCATCGTGCAGGACGCCCAGGCCGTGATGCCGGCCCTGCTGCGGCTGCTCGCCGAAGAGGCCGCCGGAGAGGGGAAGGCGTCGTGA